The Penaeus monodon isolate SGIC_2016 chromosome 1, NSTDA_Pmon_1, whole genome shotgun sequence DNA window acatatatatgtgtgtatgtatgtatatatgtatgaatgaatacatatatacacaggccATATACATTCCGATGAAATGCAGTGTTTGCACCTAAGGGCGGAGAACTGAGGAGAGGTGACACCATGGCGatgatataaacacaatataaacaCAATCTTTCCTAAAACATTGAGAAAATAGTAGTATACAGAGTGAGGCATCAAACATCAACACATAAAGCACTAAAAACACAGCCGTAGGCCTTTCAGTCTGACTGAACAAACATACCTTGCTTTAAGGCCGACCTtgagataaatacatacacactcataaatatatcTACAGTCGATCATCACAGATTATTAACATATCTCAGCATTAACCTTTTAGGGGGGTTTAAAACGGAAGCCAATTAACGTAAtaacacaattaatataataagtaaacatgccaaagaaaaatcattacaaatgtgatatatatattccaacGAAATAATTTTGAAGTGTTAAACACGATGGGACACCATGTGTGGCTTACTGTATTCTCCAGATAGTTCAACTATCTCTAAATCAATTTGGCATCAGACATAATATGTTTCATTTATCACATACCGCTTCAATAAAATAACATTTTGATTGACTAGACAAAGCAATAACAGAAACGAATTCCTAAGCTCAAAACCCAGGGCAGTTTAAAAAAAGAGTATGAAATGCATATGTagtatttacaaataaaaaatgggaaaatataagCCCACGTAATGTACAAAAGCAAATGCCTCCGGTGTGGCTCCGTGTGGGAAGGGCGGCTCCGTCCTGGCTCGGAGGGCGAGGCTCGGCGCAGCTCCCGACCGACGCGCCGACGTCTGTCTCCTCTTCATTATCCTTTCACTATTCGTCTTCACTGTCACTCGAAAACTCACGGGGCACCTTCACCACGAATCACACAATTAATGCCactttattgtcgttattgcgAGGATTTTTCGTCACTATCACAACGGATAATCTCACTTGATCATGTTTGTGTTGTTCCAGTGAAATATTATTCGTAATTTCACGTGATCTACTTACTGTTTTCATCTCTTAACATATTCAACAAATATACAATCAACAAATAATTATTTCAAGATCAACAAGCAcgatataacaatgaaaatcacCACATAACACTAACAAGATGAACACAGTGGCGGGATGAGAGCGCGAGCCACGAGCACAGACACAGcgccagagaagagagaagccgctcacacacaaacacaggcgccGCGGCCCGGCCCCTCTTGTGTGTACCTGCGACCCACGGGAACACGGCCGTCGGCCGCTACCTGGACATCTCATGACCGTCGCAGCTGCATGGCGGAAGCAATGATCCATTTTCAGGCGTCAACTAGAAAGGgagggattttttcccctcttcgaaACGAATTTCAAATAATTTCCGTTAAAAGGGAAGACGAATCCAAGGCTAACGTTTTGGCTGAATTGTTTAATGCCTTAGGATAAATAGGTATGTGGTAATTTTCCCTTCCCATCGTTGACTCGGGACATTCTCCTAACAACCCGCACCGTGCAATCTGGTTCAGCAGACGAGCAACACATACTGCAACAGGCTGACATCTATTTGCATGTGTTGTGTTCTGAAGATGCTCCGGCGTCAGTTTGGGCCACTTCAGGTGTGCAGAGGAACAGGGCGAGGACCCGGCTGCTGCTGGGCGGCAATGGCATGCAGCTGGTGGTTCCTGGTGGGCGGCTGCGCGTCCGGCATGGCGAACTTGAGCTTCTCCCAGAAATGCGTGTCGCCCCACTTCAAATACGTGTTTGTTTTTAGGTAGAGGCGGATGTCGGGGTCCAGATCCCGCTGTGGAACATCCCCTAATAATATGACGATTAAGCGGCGACGTCTGTCTTTGAGGACCTCGTGGTGAGCCGATCGGAATTCGAAGCGACACCACtctgattttataaaattttcggATAAAATTAGTATCGTGCGTTTGCTCGTTTCCACAGCGCTAAGGATGGTGTCCGTTATATAGGCACCGACAGGAAAGTCTCTATAATGCAGACACAGTTTGTACGCGGGGCTCCCGCGCTCCAGCTCGGGGGCGAGAATCTGCGTCACGAACACCTCGTCCTTCGAGCTGTAACTCACAAACGCGTCAAAAGCCTTGTCGGTGTCTCCCTCGTACTCGCTCCGGTAGAAGAGTCTGACGCCGTACTTGGCGTACACCCACACCCTCATGCGATTGCGGTTGCAGAAGacgatgagggtgatggtgaggagcACGCGAAGGCCCCGAGCGTGATGGTGGGCAGGAACACGTAGTCCAAATAAGCCTCGTGTCGAATAGTGGTAGTCTCGGTCTCGTTGTTACATGAGGAGTGATTGTAGGTCGAGACCTGAGCCACGACTTCGCTCGACCCGTTGAGAGCGCAGTAGATTTTATCCGCGTCCCTGAGTTTCCTGCCGACGCCCTGGAGCCATGCCTGAATGTCCCTCAGGTTCTCACAATCGCAGGTCCAAGGGTTCTCgctgaggtgaagggaatggaGATTATGGTTTTTAGTGAACATGTTCACAGGAAATGTTTTCAGGCGGTTATTGTCTAGCCTCAGTACCCTAAGCGAGGCGAGAGTCAGGAATGTTGTATTTTGTATGAAAAACAATTCATTATTATGTAAATACAATTCACGTAGAAGGGTAAGATGTTCAAACTCATAACCCTTAAGTTCCTTGATTGAATTACTATGAAGGTAGAGTGTTTCTAATAACTTCAGTCCGTTGAAGGTCCTGTTGTGTATGACTTCGACGCCGCTGTCATTCAGATAAAGAACTCGCATGTTCTTTCGCCCGATGAACGTGTGGCTGGAGAGGGATGAGAGTGCGTTGCCGTCCAGGTATACCTCGGAGGAGTCCATCGGGATCCTCTCCGGCACGGATCCGTAGCCCGCACGGGAGCAGTCGACGATGTTGGCTGCCCAGGAGTTGTCGTGGAAACAGGTGCAGTTGGCGGGGCACGTCATCTCGCAGTCGCAGGCGTCGAAGTCGCAGCATTTACAGCGGGTGAAACAGTGCGAGTCGTACTCACAGAGGAACTGCAGTTTCTTGGCATCCAGCAGAGGGATGGTGCCCTTGTTGTTCATCAGGCGACACTCGATGGAGTCGAGGTCGATCACCGTCAGGCGCTGGTGTGGCTGATCATAGCTGTTGATCGTCTGCAGCCACTCCATCGTGCAGTCGCACTCGAAAGGGTTCCCGCCCAGGTAGAACTCGGGCAGGTCACGAGAAGGATCCATTTGGGAAAGCCTGAGCGCTGTCTGATCGAGATTTCTGATCTTATTTGCATATAGATCCACTTTTGtaagattattattactgaagAAAGCGAAAGGCTGCACGCTTTCTATAAGATTGTTGTTCAGGAATATTATTTCAACACTATCAGGAAACGAACTTGCACTGATGTCTGATAACCTGTTAAAACTAGCGTCAATGATTTTTAAATGCGGCTCTCCTTCAATTTCATAATGATTACCAAGTTCATTAATGTTATTTGACCGCAGATCTAAATATTGTAAACCTCTTGGTATAAATGCATAATCAAACATTTCAAGATGATTTTTAGACAAATTAAGCCACTGAAGATTTGGCAGGTTTGAAAAAAGTCCTTTAACATTTGTCAAAATATTGTCATCTAATCTGATAGCTTCAATATGTCTGTTGTTATCAAAAGCTCCGTTCTCTACAGTGAAAATCCTGTTGCTTGACAGATCAAGCACTTGCAGAGACGGGAGGTTTGTAAACACACTTTTCGTGACGTTTTCTATGTCGTTTGCAGCAAGTCTTAGAACACTAAGGTGAGGAAGGTCTGGGAAGGACTTGTTGCTTATGACACTTACATGGTTGCCGCTCAGGTCGAGGATCCTGAGGGAGGCGAGGCTCTTCACCACTTTGGGAACATCCTGCAGGTGGTTGTGGCTCAGCTGGAGCTCCTGAAGCCCCGTGGAGTTGACAAGGGCCTCGCTGTCGATGCTAAACACTTCATTTCCGTCGAGTTTTAACACCTGCAGGCCAATTAGGCCGCCGAAAGTCTTGTCACTGATCACTTTGACGCGGTTGTCCGATAGCACGAGCGTGTGGAGTCGGAAGAGTCCACTGAAAGTGTTGTCAGAAATCGTCTCGATCATATTTTGTTGCAATTTCAAAACCTGCAAGTTTGTCAGATCGCGAAACGTCGCCGCGTCTAATCGCGTGATTTTGTTGTTTGACATATCTAAACTAGCGAGTCTGAGCAGATCCGTGAACGTTTCGGAATTCACCCATGTATTAGTTAGCTGGTTATCAGACAACTCCAATTCTAACAACAAACTCAGTCCTGTGAACAGTCCAGGCGCGAGCACACTCACAGAATTATTTCGTATGTACAATTTTGTCAGTCTTTTATTTTCCTGAAACAACTCCGGCGGTAACGTAGTGAGGAGATTTCCCGATAAATCTAACACTTCTAATGAATACATACCGAAAAGTGCTTTATCTTCCAGTTTACTAATTCCGTTGAGACTCACATTTAAAACCTGCAAGCCTTTGAGCGCTGCAAATGCAAATGCGGGAACACTTACGAGGTGGTTAAACGAAATATCTAACGAGCGCAGTCCCGGGGCACAGATATGCTCTGCCTGACTGAAACTAAGAACTGTGACGTCCTGAAGCTTATTCCTTGACAGGTTGAGAAGCCTTAGATTTTCCAGCTCACACAGCAGCGCTGGCGGGAGGGTCCAAATGTTGTTACTCCCCAGATCCAAGTACTCCAGCTTTTTCTGGTCCTTAAATGCGTCATTGGCGATCTTAAGGGTCACGACAGACCAGTCGGCATTGTACGTTCGAAGTGTCAGATTCCTCAGATTGGTCAAGCCGAGGAACGCCTCCCGCGGGACCTCACCGATCTTGCAATATTCGATATCGAGTTCCTGCAACTCGCGTAATCTCACGAAACTTTTATTTTGGAGAGCACTTTGGAAGAATATCACGTCACTGCACTCGATTCTAAACTTCACTGTGTTTCGTGTCGGCACCAGGCTGAAATTCGTGGCGTCTAGCTCACTGTTGTTAGTCCGCAGTCGACACAGGAGGGCGACGAGGTCGGTGCCCGGGAGAGAGGTGACCTGGCAGTCGTCAGGAGTGTGGTAGTCCGGACCTACGTTGCCCGTGACAGCCCACAGAAGGGCTGCCAGGCACCAGACCCACAATATCCACATCTTGCCGCACGGCCTGTTTCACGAGAGCGCCATTATCCTGGCTAGTCCGGGGCCGACCGGTCTCGCCATCTTAGGATGCGCGATGCAGAGTCCTCATTACTCCTTGGTAAAAAACACCTGAAGGTGATTGGTCCCATCACTTCGTTTCACTTCCACACTAGGTAGTACAGCTTCCCTGTCATCCACGACATTGTGACAGAATGTACTTTATCCATAAATAGTCGGATAACAGCTCCAACCAAGCGAAAATGTGGGAGCGACCGAGCGTGCGTCGGTGTGGGGTGTCTAGAGGCAGGTCCACTGGCCCGACGCATTCATCACAGGTTGCCCGCGGCTAACAACATGGCCGCCCAGTAACTCCAACGCTCGCCGCTAGAGTGCCTGCCCAGCAGTCAACCACAACTTCCCTGGGCGGAGATGTAGGATAATGCTCCAGattaattaatacaaatatttcaaatgtttttcTTTAATCTCTGGAAATAAACATTCGGTCGTTTAGATTGCATTTTTTCATAGAATATTCCGTGTACGAGAGCAGCCTCCCAGACTTGTTGTTATCGGAAGAAATCAGTAACGGTACCTCCCTCGGCTCATCGATGACCCCCACCAGTGCAAGCACAAAGGGAACGAACCAGTCACTCGCGCCCTAACACTATAACAAGGATGCATTTCATTACCAGACAGCCCTCGATAGCAATCCACTGATGCACAATTAGCGACAACTATTCgcttataaatgaataatgatatacgtTCCCCGGGCGGTGTCCGAAAGCGGTGTCGATCtcgaaaaacagaaggaaaagaactccctCCCTTTGTGTAGGCCTCGTTAGCCCCGCCTCATCACGGCCCGCTCCCTCGCATTCCTCCGGGCTTTAAAGGCCTAATGTCAGGTACGGGAGAAGGGACAGGCTTTGTGACACGTGTTTTTAATAGTGGTTTACGCCAGGCTGGGATCAGCTGGTCTCGCGGGGGCGGAGACTGTCGCCCTCCATTAGAATTCAGGGATGGGTTGCTTATGTCACGCTGTGGGGAGGGCTCGTTATGCATATAACATTGCCAGATCGGCGCGGTAAAGCAAGgataagtatatatgaaaatatgaaaataaatatatatatgtatgcaggtattCATATTCATGGCTATATGTTCTGCAaggatacacacaagcacacacatacagacacacacacaagcacacacacacgcgcacacacacacacacacaagcacacacacacacacacacacacacacacacacacacacacacaccacacacactaaacaagataatatatataaaatataaaataaatatatatatatacacacacacacacacacacacacacaacacacacacacacaacacacacacacaacaaaatatatatatatatatatatatatatatatatatatatatatatatatattatatatacacaatatacataaacatactatatatatatatatatatatatatatatatatatatattatatatatatatatatatatatatatagtgtggtggtgtgatgtgtgtgtggtgtgtgtgtgttgtggtgtgtgtgtgtggtgtgtgaactatataaatatacataaacgcatatgtgcgtacacacacaacacacacaacacacacacacaccacacacacacacacacacacacacacacacacacacacacacacacacacacacacacacacacacacacacacacacacacacacacacacacacacacacacacacacacacacacatatatatatatatatatatatatatatatatatatatatatatacatatatatatatatatatatgtaaatatatatatatacatatatataatatatatataatatatatatatatatatatatatatatgtgtgtgtgtgtgtgtgtgtgtatgtgtgtgtggtgtgtgtgtgtgtgtgtgtgtgtacgcacatatgcgtttatgtatatttatgtatatatatatatatatatatatatatatatatatatatattatatatatatatatatatatgtggatgtgtgagtgtgcgtattaatataaacatatgatttatcattaccatcattaattatatttccaTCTGGGCCTCGAAACGTAAAGAGAATCGTCTACCGCGGCTAGGTATCTACGGCGGCATCGAAATCACCAGCGCCGAACCACAGCTAATGTTAGGAAAGCATATATGAAATGAATATTATCACATCGGTCTTTTTCGTAACATTAATACCACATATAGAAATTTAAtgcagagagaagggaaatagatAACATAATTAGAATAGCAGTTTTGAAAATGCATACGAATAGATATCTTAGCAAGCTTGCACGAAAGACGTGATAGAAAGTATAAATAAAGCAGACAATACAGTATTAGCGGAGTAGAATTAATCATTCTGGCAATGACTCCCGTCggagaataatggtaatatgaaaACAATCTtctaattatgtaattataataggAATGGTGTTTCTTTAATGTCACTCCGTgttttgtgttttcgtgtgtaGTTTTCTCTCTGTGTGATTCCTTTCGTCTATTCGCATCCTGTTGAAAAATATCGGCAGCGGAAAGAATgattatgattgataatgatgatggggatgatgatggtggtgatagtgataataacaaatataatggtgatgatgatagttttgatagtaaataaatgataagaaaaaaattaataatgatgatgatgatgatgatgatgatgatgatgatgatgatgatgatgatgatgatgatgatgatgatgatgatgatgatgatgatgataatgatgataatgataatgaaacaattattatcattatttttattatttttgttattattattattattattattattattattattattattattattattattattattattattattagtataatttttattattataattataataataatggtaataataatgatgatgacaataataataataataataacaataataataataataataataataataataataataataccaataacaaaaacaataatgataatgatagtcataagagataataatgataataatgatgattattattacaacaataatgatgaaaataataacaatagtatcaataataatgatgacactggttataatgataatgatgatgataatgataataatagtgatgatgatgatgatgatgatgatgatgatgatgatgatgatgatgatgatgatgatgatgatgatgatgatgatgatgatgatgatgatgatgagatgatgatgatgatgatgatgatgatgataataaataataatgatagtaataataataataatgacaacaacaacaacaaaaataataatattaataatgataatcataatagtaataatgatgataataataatgttaataatgataatgataataataataataacaaaataataatgataataacgatgatgatgatgatgatgatgatgatgatgatgttactaaaataatattaatagctatatataataacaataataacaatgataataataataatgattataataataataatgatgatgataatgataataataaaataatgataataacaataataataataactaaataatgatgataataacgatgatgatgatgttactattttttttttaacggtaggttcatgtttgagccgccgtggtcacagcatgatacttaattgtagttttcatgttgtgatgctcttggagtgagtacgtggtagggtccccagttccttttcacggagagtgccggtgttacgttttaggtaatcattctctctatttatccgggcttgggaccagcgctgacttgggctggcttggccacccagtggctaggtaggcaatcgaggtgaagttccttgcccaagggaacaacgcgccggccggtgactcgaaccctcgaactcagattccgtcgtgccagtccgatgctctaaccactcggccaccgcggcctgatgttactaatactaatactaaatacaatatataataacaatattatgattatgataataataatgataatgataatgataatgataataacagcgataataataatgatgataataataatgattgttgtgGTCCCCTATTCCACAACAATTTATTAAATGTTCTTCAGTATCAAGACTATTGCGTtaaattaataaatgtttaaatgttttcaTTAATCATAATGCATCTTGTTCAGACAATTTTACCATCATTACTCATTTCTGCCAGCAGTTTGTTTACTCTTGGGACGTCATAAAACTGTAACAAGCTTCCTCTGAAGGCAGTTAATAATACTTAGTTTGTTTAAGAAACCAAACCAAGATATACTAAGAAATTCCATCAAAAACAGGAAATGAAcaagaaatttaaatattttatcttaaaatatCTTGCTGTCAGTAACGCGCCTATAGTATGGAGGGACTGCGCCGTTGCAAACTCCACAAAACAGTATAATAACAGTGTTATAAGACTTCACTAAAGCCAAAActaattaaacaaaattaatttgtACAGGACAAAAAGAACACATTGCGTTGAATGCAGCTCACTGCTAAATGTAGTGCAAGTCATATCTCTGGCACTGAGTGTTGGAGGAGTCCTACGCATAAGCCGACCCTAAAAACGTTATTAAGGAGGAATTgcattgagaaaaaaagaaatgtcaagTGAATAATCTGTTTCTGTAATCTGAGTATAACAGACGATCAAGGTATTTTATCCTTATACTTCAGTTTTCAGAAGTTAAATTGCTAAATAGCTTTTACAATATTTCTGAACAGTTATGATTTGCCCTTGTAGTATGGCTCAGAAATTTGAAACTGTACATAATCTCAGAAGTTAATATAGAGCAGCTGATATGAACCATGCAGTCTGGCTAC harbors:
- the LOC119573285 gene encoding LOW QUALITY PROTEIN: toll-like receptor Tollo (The sequence of the model RefSeq protein was modified relative to this genomic sequence to represent the inferred CDS: inserted 1 base in 1 codon); this encodes MWILWVWCLAALLWAVTGNVGPDYHTPDDCQVTSLPGTDLVALLCRLRTNNSELDATNFSLVPTRNTVKFRIECSDVIFFQSALQNKSFVRLRELQELDIEYCKIGEVPREAFLGLTNLRNLTLRTYNADWSVVTLKIANDAFKDQKKLEYLDLGSNNIWTLPPALLCELENLRLLNLSRNKLQDVTVLSFSQAEHICAPGLRSLDISFNHLVSVPAFAFAALKGLQVLNVSLNGISKLEDKALFGMYSLEVLDLSGNLLTTLPPELFQENKRLTKLYIRNNSVSVLAPGLFTGLSLLLELELSDNQLTNTWVNSETFTDLLRLASLDMSNNKITRLDAATFRDLTNLQVLKLQQNMIETISDNTFSGLFRLHTLVLSDNRVKVISDKTFGGLIGLQVLKLDGNEVFSIDSEALVNSTGLQELQLSHNHLQDVPKVVKSLASLRILDLSGNHVSVISNKSFPDLPHLSVLRLAANDIENVTKSVFTNLPSLQVLDLSSNRIFTVENGAFDNNRHIEAIRLDDNILTNVKGLFSNLPNLQWLNLSKNHLEMFDYAFIPRGLQYLDLRSNNINELGNHYEIEGEPHLKIIDASFNRLSDISASSFPDSVEIIFLNNNLIESVQPFAFFSNNNLTKVDLYANKIRNLDQTALRLSQMDPSRDLPEFYLGGNPFECDCTMEWLQTINSYDQPHQRLTVIDLDSIECRLMNNKGTIPLLDAKKLQFLCEYDSHCFTRCKCCDFDACDCEMTCPANCTCFHDNSWAANIVDCSRAGYGSVPERIPMDSSEVYLDGNALSSLSSHTFIGRKNMRVLYLNDSGVEVIHNRTFNGLKLLETLYLHSNSIKELKGYEFEHLTLLRELYLHNNELFFIQNTTFLTLASLRVLRLDNNRLKTFPVNMFTKNHNLHSLHLSENPWTCDCENLRDIQAWLQGVGRKLRDADKIYCALNGSSEVVAQVSTYNHSSCNNETETTTIRHEAYLDYVFLPTITLGAFXVLLTITLIVFCNRNRMRVWVYAKYGVRLFYRSEYEGDTDKAFDAFVSYSSKDEVFVTQILAPELERGSPAYKLCLHYRDFPVGAYITDTILSAVETSKRTILILSENFIKSEWCRFEFRSAHHEVLKDRRRRLIVILLGDVPQRDLDPDIRLYLKTNTYLKWGDTHFWEKLKFAMPDAQPPTRNHQLHAIAAQQQPGPRPVPLHT